The Anabaena sp. WA102 genome contains a region encoding:
- a CDS encoding DUF1565 domain-containing protein codes for MKNQGFHISRLSLQTSLTALLLVAGSSPLILSQLKAGASPTLTAQVPASGTVIYVNSVTGKDTSGNGTTEAPYKTITFALSKATAGTVVQVAPGNYSKDSGETFPLVLNSGVTLQGNESNKGEGIVIIGGGYYTSRTFARQDITLLANNGTIITGLTFTNPNSRGTAVWVESSNPAIKNSTFINSIREGIFVTGTGNPQIENNIFLKNKGNGISVAKSAQGVIRGNLFQDTGFGVAIGGSSTPLLESNNITQNTDGLFISETAKPILRKNAIRSNKRDGIVATISAVPDLGTSENPGGNLIRDNARYDVNNATKAGKIVAIGNDINEKRIFGAVDFVAAKVTTPPDNNTGNTGNTGNTAFKDVQTGYWAKAYIEALASQNIIAGFPDGSFKPNEPVTRAQFAAIINKAFKPSATRKGITFNDVKSNYWAYSAIQTASSSPFLSGYPDLTFKPEQQIPRVQAIVALANGLGLTANTQTVINFYTDASQIPSYAVSPVAAATSRQLVINYPTVKELAPQRQATRAEIAAFVYQALVNAGRVQPINSPYLVTGK; via the coding sequence ATGAAAAATCAGGGTTTTCACATTTCTCGTTTATCTTTACAGACCAGTCTCACCGCTTTGTTATTAGTTGCTGGTAGTTCTCCTCTCATACTTAGTCAACTTAAAGCTGGTGCGTCCCCAACTTTAACAGCCCAAGTACCAGCTAGTGGGACTGTCATTTACGTTAACTCTGTCACTGGAAAAGATACTTCCGGTAATGGAACTACAGAAGCCCCCTATAAAACTATCACTTTTGCCCTTTCTAAAGCTACAGCCGGGACGGTTGTTCAGGTTGCTCCTGGAAACTATAGTAAAGATAGTGGTGAAACATTCCCCCTTGTTCTCAATTCTGGAGTCACGCTTCAAGGTAATGAATCCAACAAAGGTGAAGGAATCGTCATTATCGGTGGTGGCTATTATACCAGTCGCACTTTTGCTAGACAGGATATTACCCTGTTAGCGAATAATGGCACTATCATTACAGGTTTAACTTTTACCAACCCCAATTCACGGGGAACGGCTGTATGGGTAGAATCCAGTAACCCTGCAATCAAAAATAGTACCTTTATTAACAGCATCCGAGAAGGGATTTTTGTGACAGGTACGGGAAATCCCCAAATTGAAAATAACATCTTTTTGAAAAATAAGGGGAATGGAATTTCCGTAGCTAAATCGGCTCAAGGTGTGATTCGTGGCAATTTGTTTCAAGATACTGGTTTTGGTGTAGCGATTGGTGGTAGTTCCACACCTTTATTAGAAAGTAACAATATCACCCAAAATACAGACGGTCTTTTTATCTCGGAAACTGCAAAACCCATACTCCGTAAAAATGCCATTCGCAGTAATAAACGAGATGGTATTGTCGCTACTATTAGTGCAGTTCCTGACTTGGGTACGAGTGAAAATCCTGGTGGTAACCTCATCCGTGATAATGCCCGTTATGACGTGAACAATGCCACTAAAGCTGGCAAAATTGTCGCTATTGGTAACGATATCAACGAGAAGCGGATTTTTGGTGCTGTGGATTTTGTCGCGGCTAAGGTGACTACACCTCCCGATAACAATACTGGGAATACTGGAAATACTGGAAATACTGCTTTTAAAGATGTGCAAACAGGTTATTGGGCAAAAGCTTACATTGAAGCCTTAGCTTCTCAAAATATTATCGCTGGTTTTCCAGATGGTAGTTTTAAACCCAATGAACCTGTAACTCGCGCTCAATTTGCTGCCATTATCAATAAGGCTTTTAAACCTTCAGCAACACGCAAAGGCATTACTTTTAACGATGTCAAAAGCAATTATTGGGCTTATAGCGCCATTCAAACAGCTTCTAGTAGTCCGTTCCTGTCTGGTTATCCTGATTTAACCTTTAAACCAGAACAACAAATTCCTAGAGTGCAAGCAATAGTTGCTTTAGCTAATGGTTTGGGTTTAACTGCGAATACTCAGACTGTGATTAACTTCTATACTGATGCTAGTCAAATTCCCAGTTATGCAGTTAGTCCAGTAGCAGCCGCAACTTCACGGCAATTAGTCATTAACTATCCTACTGTTAAAGAGCTTGCACCTCAGCGTCAAGCAACTAGAGCCGAGATTGCGGCTTTTGTCTATCAAGCCCTAGTTAATGCTGGTCGTGTTCAACCCATTAATTCTCCATATTTGGTAACTGGTAAGTAG
- the infB gene encoding translation initiation factor IF-2, producing MNNGKVRIYDLSKELNLDNKELLAICDQLDIAVKSHSSTISESEAEQIRSAAEKVAAANLVSKKEQGKNGHKPNSSPNRSSANHKQQILEIRKPKILRNTTTNSPDTSVATDATEANSPSPPRPFATPVSSMKPTAPTRPVPRNQSETPLKPNPTQPEQVSNPQPVAEKVVGEKSEKISTPRPKPEKPQKPQLVSPPARVDGTKSPDTPVVGTSEKPLLKRDRTQRVEEDRQPVRSKVNKPSSDQSSPSAPPKPSRANSAAPTRPEQRSGRPSVGGDIQRPRPARPGEPAAIPTATPPRHNAGSAKKESLDETPIVPDLLDLKRPTPPRLNKGGKKWQEEEIIDEIKEKAKLGPKGKRVKPILEDDLLDEDDLDENGLEISTTVQASLSIARPPKPKGTRAGAPTVAVVAAPTTRGKKSSSSRDHNRRQENIEQKPDRPATLAVTGPLTVQELADALVIADTEIVKILFMKGMAVSITQNLDIPTITLVAKELEVEVEIVEREAEARKVTEMIDVADLDHLIRRPPVVTIMGHVDHGKTTLLDSIRKTKVASGEAGGITQHIGAYHVDIVHEGKPQQIVFLDTPGHEAFTAMRARGARVTDIAVLVVAADDGVRPQTIEAISHAKAADVPIVVAINKIDKEGAQPERVKQELTNYGLTAEDWGGETIMVPVSAIKGENLDTLLEMIMLVSEVAELSANPDRVAKGTVIEAHLDKAKGAVATLLIQNGTLHVGDMLVAGSAFGKVRAMVNDRGKRVDIASPSFAVEVLGLSDVPAAGDDFEVYENEKEARSIASDRADKQRQSRLLQGRVTLTTLSAQAQEGELKELNLILKGDVQGSVEAIIGSLRQIPQNEVQIRMLLATAGEITETDIDLAAASNAVIIGFNTTYASGARQAADEAGVDVREYNIIYKLLEDIQGALEGLLEPELVEEPLGQTEVRAVFPVGRGAVAGCYVQSGKLVRNCKVRVRRHNKVVYEGVLDSLKRMKEDAREVNAGYECGIGIDKFHDWVENDIIESYQLVTKRRTLTMTK from the coding sequence ATGAACAACGGAAAAGTTAGAATCTATGACTTATCAAAGGAATTGAATTTGGACAATAAAGAGCTACTAGCAATTTGCGATCAGCTCGATATTGCGGTCAAAAGCCATAGCAGTACGATTTCCGAATCGGAAGCTGAACAAATTCGTAGCGCCGCCGAAAAAGTGGCTGCCGCGAATTTAGTCTCCAAAAAGGAACAGGGTAAAAACGGCCATAAACCAAATTCATCCCCAAACCGTTCCAGCGCCAATCACAAACAGCAAATTCTAGAAATTCGCAAACCGAAAATATTGAGAAACACTACTACCAACTCACCAGATACTTCAGTTGCTACTGACGCTACTGAGGCTAATAGTCCTTCACCTCCACGGCCTTTCGCTACACCTGTCTCATCTATGAAGCCGACGGCACCAACTCGACCAGTTCCCCGGAATCAATCCGAGACTCCGCTCAAACCTAATCCTACCCAACCGGAACAGGTGTCTAATCCTCAACCGGTGGCGGAAAAGGTAGTAGGGGAAAAATCAGAGAAGATATCTACTCCTAGACCTAAACCAGAGAAACCGCAAAAACCCCAATTGGTTTCGCCCCCTGCCAGAGTAGATGGCACAAAATCACCAGATACGCCGGTAGTCGGAACATCGGAAAAACCTCTGCTCAAACGCGATCGCACCCAGCGGGTCGAGGAAGACAGGCAACCAGTTAGAAGTAAGGTTAATAAGCCCTCATCTGACCAAAGTTCACCATCTGCACCACCTAAACCTAGTCGGGCTAATTCAGCAGCCCCGACAAGACCAGAACAGCGCAGTGGCAGGCCATCCGTTGGCGGTGATATTCAACGTCCTAGACCCGCACGTCCCGGTGAACCAGCAGCCATTCCCACGGCAACTCCACCCAGGCATAATGCCGGCAGCGCAAAAAAAGAATCATTGGATGAAACACCAATTGTTCCCGATCTCCTTGATTTAAAACGCCCTACACCCCCGCGTTTAAACAAAGGTGGGAAGAAATGGCAAGAAGAAGAAATCATTGACGAAATCAAAGAAAAGGCTAAGTTGGGACCTAAGGGCAAACGGGTCAAACCAATCTTAGAAGATGATTTACTCGATGAGGATGATTTAGATGAAAACGGTCTAGAAATTTCCACAACCGTCCAAGCTAGTCTCTCTATTGCCCGTCCACCCAAACCTAAAGGGACTCGTGCTGGTGCGCCAACTGTAGCTGTTGTAGCTGCTCCTACCACCAGAGGTAAGAAATCTAGTTCTTCCCGCGACCACAATCGTCGTCAAGAAAATATCGAGCAAAAACCAGATCGTCCAGCCACACTAGCTGTCACTGGTCCATTAACAGTCCAAGAGTTAGCTGATGCCTTAGTAATTGCCGATACAGAGATTGTCAAAATCCTGTTTATGAAAGGCATGGCTGTCAGTATCACCCAAAATTTGGATATTCCGACCATTACCCTAGTCGCCAAAGAACTAGAAGTAGAAGTCGAAATCGTCGAACGAGAAGCTGAAGCCCGGAAAGTCACAGAAATGATTGACGTGGCTGACTTAGATCACCTCATTCGTCGTCCTCCAGTTGTTACCATCATGGGTCACGTAGACCACGGTAAAACCACTCTCCTCGACTCAATTCGCAAAACCAAAGTTGCTTCTGGGGAAGCGGGCGGTATTACCCAACATATCGGCGCATATCATGTTGATATCGTCCATGAAGGTAAACCACAGCAGATTGTTTTCCTCGATACTCCTGGTCACGAAGCCTTCACCGCGATGCGTGCCAGAGGAGCTAGGGTGACAGATATTGCCGTTTTAGTCGTAGCTGCTGATGACGGTGTTCGTCCCCAAACCATCGAAGCTATTAGCCACGCTAAAGCCGCCGATGTTCCCATTGTTGTTGCCATCAACAAGATTGATAAAGAAGGCGCACAACCAGAACGGGTTAAACAGGAACTCACCAATTACGGTCTCACCGCTGAAGATTGGGGTGGTGAAACCATCATGGTTCCCGTTAGTGCCATTAAGGGCGAAAATCTCGATACCCTCCTAGAAATGATTATGTTGGTGTCGGAAGTAGCCGAACTATCCGCTAATCCAGATCGGGTCGCAAAAGGAACAGTCATTGAGGCTCATTTGGATAAGGCGAAAGGTGCAGTTGCTACCTTGCTGATTCAAAACGGTACTCTCCACGTTGGAGATATGCTGGTCGCTGGTTCAGCCTTCGGTAAAGTCCGAGCGATGGTAAATGATCGCGGTAAGCGTGTAGATATCGCTAGTCCATCCTTTGCTGTGGAAGTATTGGGTTTAAGTGATGTCCCTGCTGCTGGTGATGATTTCGAGGTTTATGAAAACGAAAAAGAAGCTCGTTCTATAGCCAGCGATCGCGCCGACAAGCAACGTCAGTCTCGATTGTTACAAGGTCGTGTCACTCTCACTACCCTGTCAGCACAAGCACAAGAAGGCGAGTTAAAAGAACTCAACCTCATCCTCAAAGGCGACGTACAAGGTTCTGTGGAAGCCATTATCGGCTCTCTGCGCCAAATTCCGCAAAACGAAGTCCAAATTCGGATGCTCCTAGCTACCGCTGGAGAAATCACCGAAACAGACATAGACTTAGCTGCTGCCAGTAACGCTGTGATCATTGGTTTCAACACCACCTACGCCAGTGGAGCTAGACAGGCTGCGGATGAAGCAGGTGTAGATGTTCGAGAATATAACATCATCTACAAACTCTTGGAAGATATCCAAGGTGCTTTAGAAGGTCTACTCGAACCAGAATTGGTGGAAGAACCTTTGGGACAAACAGAAGTTCGTGCTGTCTTCCCAGTTGGTCGTGGTGCTGTTGCCGGTTGTTATGTGCAATCTGGTAAACTCGTTCGCAACTGTAAAGTCCGCGTCCGTCGTCATAATAAGGTAGTTTATGAAGGTGTCCTCGATTCCCTCAAACGGATGAAAGAAGATGCCCGTGAAGTCAACGCAGGTTATGAATGTGGTATCGGCATTGATAAGTTCCATGACTGGGTGGAAAATGACATCATTGAATCCTACCAATTGGTAACTAAACGTCGGACTTTAACTATGACTAAGTAG
- the nusA gene encoding transcription termination factor NusA, translating to MSMVTLSGLKELIESISKERNLPRLAVQAAIREALIKGYERYRRAQNLERRQFDEEYFNNFEVELDIEGEGFRVLSTKTIVDAVSNTDHQISLDEVQQVAPEAQLGDSVVLDVTPDQGEFGRMAAMQTKQVLAQKLRDQQRQMVQEEFQDLEGTVLQARVLRFERQSVILAVSSGFGQSEVDAELPKREQLPNDNYRANATFKVYLKKVSQGQQRGPQLMVSRADAGLVVYLFANEVPEIEDEVVRIVAVAREANPPSRYVGPRTKIAVDTLDRDVDPVGACIGARGSRIQVVVNELRGEKIDVIRWSPDPATYIANALSPARVDEVRLMDPESRQTHVLVAEDQLSLAIGKEGQNVRLAARLTGWKIDIKDQAKYDQEAEDIKFAAVRAQNQPRNDEDDRSDREYEMAEELELDEDRFNNREED from the coding sequence ATGTCAATGGTGACTTTATCTGGATTAAAAGAGCTAATTGAAAGTATTAGCAAAGAACGAAATTTGCCGCGTTTGGCTGTACAAGCGGCTATTAGAGAAGCCTTAATTAAGGGTTACGAACGTTATCGTCGCGCCCAAAATTTAGAACGCAGACAATTTGATGAAGAGTATTTTAATAATTTTGAAGTAGAATTGGATATAGAGGGTGAGGGATTTCGGGTTCTTTCCACCAAAACTATTGTTGATGCAGTTAGTAATACTGATCATCAAATTTCCTTAGATGAGGTACAGCAAGTAGCCCCTGAAGCTCAACTGGGAGATTCTGTGGTATTGGATGTCACCCCAGATCAGGGTGAATTTGGGCGCATGGCAGCCATGCAAACTAAGCAAGTATTGGCGCAAAAGTTGCGAGATCAACAACGTCAAATGGTGCAAGAAGAGTTTCAAGACTTAGAAGGCACGGTTTTACAAGCTAGAGTATTGCGATTTGAACGTCAGTCTGTGATTTTGGCTGTGAGTAGTGGATTTGGACAATCAGAGGTAGACGCGGAGTTACCCAAGCGAGAACAGTTACCCAATGATAACTATCGTGCTAATGCAACTTTTAAGGTATATCTGAAAAAAGTTTCCCAAGGACAGCAACGGGGTCCACAGTTGATGGTATCGCGTGCTGATGCAGGTTTAGTAGTTTATCTATTCGCCAATGAAGTCCCAGAAATTGAAGATGAGGTAGTGCGGATTGTGGCTGTAGCCAGAGAGGCTAATCCTCCTTCTCGTTATGTCGGACCCCGGACAAAAATTGCTGTTGATACCTTAGATCGGGATGTAGACCCCGTTGGCGCTTGTATTGGTGCGAGGGGATCACGAATCCAGGTAGTAGTTAATGAATTACGTGGTGAAAAAATAGATGTGATTCGCTGGTCTCCAGATCCAGCTACCTATATTGCTAATGCCTTAAGTCCAGCACGGGTAGATGAAGTTAGACTGATGGACCCAGAAAGTCGCCAAACTCATGTGTTAGTTGCGGAAGATCAACTAAGTTTGGCTATTGGTAAAGAAGGGCAAAATGTGCGGTTAGCAGCCCGTCTCACTGGTTGGAAAATTGATATTAAAGATCAGGCTAAATATGACCAGGAAGCTGAAGATATTAAATTTGCAGCGGTGAGAGCGCAAAATCAACCACGAAATGATGAGGATGATAGGTCTGACCGAGAATATGAAATGGCAGAAGAATTAGAATTGGATGAGGATAGATTCAACAATAGGGAGGAAGATTAA
- a CDS encoding ABC transporter ATP-binding protein, which yields MTETLEPLIELKGISKTFGNNKVLDNVDLKIYRGQALGIIGPSGTGKSTVLRIIAGLLKPDEGEIYIQGVRREGLIEDAADPVGIGMVFQQAALFDSLTVEENIGFLLYQHSRLKRSHIRELVNQKLELVGLADISHLYPSELSGGMRKRVSFARAIMSNPQRPTDSPEVLLYDEPTAGLDPIASTVIEDLIRDLQNTQGVCSTYSIVTHQESTIRRTSDQIVFLYQGKVQWQGTVFALDHTENPLIRQFMSGSVNGPIQVAG from the coding sequence ATGACAGAAACATTAGAACCATTAATTGAATTAAAAGGTATTTCTAAAACTTTTGGTAACAACAAGGTTTTAGATAACGTTGATTTAAAAATATACCGAGGACAAGCACTAGGAATAATTGGCCCTTCGGGAACTGGTAAATCAACGGTTTTAAGGATTATAGCCGGATTATTAAAACCTGATGAAGGGGAAATTTATATTCAAGGAGTACGCAGAGAGGGTTTAATAGAAGATGCTGCTGATCCGGTGGGAATTGGTATGGTATTTCAGCAAGCGGCTCTATTTGACTCTTTGACAGTCGAAGAAAACATTGGATTTCTACTTTATCAACATTCTCGACTCAAGCGATCGCACATTCGGGAATTAGTCAATCAAAAATTAGAATTGGTAGGACTAGCAGATATTAGTCACCTTTACCCATCAGAACTTTCTGGAGGAATGCGAAAAAGAGTCAGTTTTGCTCGTGCTATTATGTCAAATCCTCAACGTCCTACAGATAGTCCAGAGGTTTTATTATACGATGAACCTACAGCCGGATTAGATCCCATTGCCTCAACGGTAATTGAGGACTTAATCCGTGACTTACAAAATACACAAGGAGTCTGTAGTACTTACTCCATTGTGACTCACCAAGAAAGCACTATTCGGCGGACATCCGATCAAATAGTATTTCTTTATCAAGGAAAAGTGCAATGGCAAGGTACAGTATTTGCCTTAGATCATACAGAAAATCCCCTAATTAGACAATTTATGAGTGGAAGTGTCAATGGCCCCATTCAAGTAGCTGGTTAA
- a CDS encoding chlorophyll a/b-binding protein, translating to MTQQQPTITPKLEEPKFGFNEYAERLNGRAAMIGFILMVVIEYVTNQGVLAWLGLK from the coding sequence ATGACACAACAACAACCAACCATCACCCCCAAATTAGAAGAACCTAAATTTGGTTTCAATGAATATGCTGAACGTTTAAATGGCAGAGCGGCAATGATCGGCTTTATTTTAATGGTAGTAATTGAATACGTTACCAATCAAGGTGTACTTGCATGGCTCGGTTTAAAGTAG
- the ald gene encoding alanine dehydrogenase has translation MEIGVPKETKDQEFRVGLSPSSVRVLRENGNNIFVESEAGTGAGFTDEDYRNAGAEIVNTADAAWNRELVIKVKEPLVSEYKLLQKEQLLFTYLHLAANRQLTEYLIDCGTCAIAYETVEQPGANKLPLLTPMSIVAGRLAVQFGARFLERQQGGRGVLLGGIPGVKAGKVVILGGGVVGTEAAKIAVGMGALVQILDVNVERLSYLETLFGSRVELLYSNSAHIEAAVKDADLLIGAVLIPGKKAPILVSRELVKQMRPGSVIVDVAVDQGGCVETLHPTSHTKPVYIDEGVVHYGVPNMPGAVPWTSTQALNNSTLPYTVQLANLGLKALDMNPALAKGLNVQNHRLVHPAVQEVFPDLVG, from the coding sequence ATGGAAATTGGTGTTCCCAAGGAAACTAAAGATCAAGAATTTCGGGTAGGTTTAAGTCCTTCCAGTGTTCGGGTATTACGGGAAAATGGTAATAATATTTTTGTAGAAAGTGAAGCTGGTACTGGCGCGGGATTTACTGATGAAGACTACCGCAATGCTGGGGCAGAAATTGTCAATACTGCCGATGCTGCTTGGAATCGGGAGTTAGTTATTAAGGTAAAAGAACCTTTGGTGAGCGAGTATAAATTATTGCAAAAGGAGCAATTGTTATTTACTTATTTACATTTAGCGGCGAATCGCCAGTTAACAGAATATTTAATTGATTGTGGCACTTGTGCGATCGCTTATGAAACCGTAGAACAACCAGGAGCAAATAAACTTCCCCTACTCACCCCCATGAGTATTGTTGCTGGTCGGTTAGCCGTACAATTTGGCGCAAGATTCCTAGAACGTCAACAAGGAGGCAGAGGCGTACTTTTAGGCGGTATCCCCGGAGTCAAAGCTGGTAAAGTCGTAATTTTAGGTGGTGGTGTCGTCGGTACAGAAGCCGCTAAAATCGCCGTCGGTATGGGTGCATTGGTGCAAATCTTAGATGTCAACGTGGAACGTCTATCTTACTTAGAAACCTTGTTTGGGTCGAGAGTAGAACTACTTTACAGCAACTCCGCCCATATTGAAGCCGCAGTCAAAGATGCCGATTTACTCATTGGTGCAGTCTTAATTCCTGGCAAAAAAGCCCCCATTTTAGTATCTCGTGAATTAGTTAAACAAATGCGCCCTGGTTCAGTGATTGTAGATGTTGCTGTTGATCAAGGTGGATGTGTAGAAACATTACATCCTACATCCCACACTAAACCAGTATACATTGATGAGGGAGTCGTACATTATGGTGTTCCTAATATGCCGGGAGCAGTGCCTTGGACATCCACGCAAGCCCTAAATAACAGTACCCTACCCTATACTGTCCAGTTAGCAAATCTGGGACTTAAAGCCTTAGACATGAACCCAGCCTTAGCAAAAGGTTTAAATGTCCAAAATCACCGTCTTGTACATCCTGCTGTGCAAGAAGTATTTCCCGATTTAGTTGGGTGA
- a CDS encoding DUF3493 domain-containing protein: MIKPNSPKNLNPQQYERLKAEVAAPYRGLRQFIYIGVGASGFIGAFVFFFQLLAGRDIEQAAPNFAIQLGVIGLMVFLWKWENRKNRQEAKGKRQE, translated from the coding sequence ATGATAAAACCAAATTCTCCAAAAAATCTCAACCCGCAACAATATGAACGCCTCAAAGCCGAAGTAGCCGCACCCTATCGAGGGTTAAGGCAATTTATCTATATTGGTGTCGGTGCTTCTGGCTTTATTGGTGCATTCGTCTTCTTCTTTCAACTCCTAGCAGGACGCGATATTGAACAAGCAGCGCCTAATTTCGCAATCCAGCTAGGAGTAATTGGGTTAATGGTGTTTCTCTGGAAATGGGAAAACAGGAAGAATAGGCAAGAGGCAAAAGGCAAAAGGCAAGAGTAA
- the rdgB gene encoding RdgB/HAM1 family non-canonical purine NTP pyrophosphatase has translation MTKLLVVATGNPGKLKEMQAYLADSGWELALKPEDLDVEETGETFAENACLKASEIAKVTGSWAIADDSGLKVDTLNGAPGVYSARYGNTDTERIERLLRELGDQENRQAQFVCAIAVANPQGEIVIQSEGICHGEILFAPSGDGGFGYDPVFYVPDKQLTFAQMTTDLKKSISHRGNALKALVPRLKALDIL, from the coding sequence ATGACTAAATTACTCGTAGTAGCGACAGGAAACCCCGGAAAATTGAAGGAAATGCAAGCTTACTTAGCTGATTCTGGTTGGGAATTAGCTTTAAAACCGGAAGATTTAGATGTGGAAGAAACGGGAGAAACCTTTGCGGAAAATGCTTGTCTGAAAGCCTCAGAAATTGCTAAAGTTACGGGTAGTTGGGCGATCGCTGATGACTCTGGTTTAAAGGTAGATACCCTCAATGGTGCGCCGGGGGTGTATTCTGCTCGTTATGGGAACACGGATACAGAACGGATTGAGAGGTTATTGAGAGAATTAGGTGATCAGGAAAATCGCCAAGCTCAATTTGTGTGTGCGATCGCAGTTGCAAATCCTCAAGGAGAAATAGTAATTCAATCTGAGGGTATTTGTCACGGGGAAATTTTGTTTGCACCTTCTGGAGATGGTGGTTTTGGTTATGATCCGGTTTTTTATGTACCAGATAAACAATTGACTTTTGCTCAAATGACGACGGATTTAAAAAAATCAATTAGTCATCGTGGTAATGCTTTAAAAGCTTTAGTTCCCCGATTAAAAGCTCTAGATATACTATAA
- a CDS encoding YlxR family protein: MKPNYRRCISCRQVNLKQEFWRIVRVFPSGKVQLDQGMGRSAYICPQESCLQLAQKKNRLGRSLHGTVPDTVYQALWQRLNHGDRQNRI, encoded by the coding sequence ATGAAACCGAACTATCGGCGTTGTATTAGTTGTCGTCAAGTCAACTTGAAACAAGAGTTTTGGCGGATTGTCCGCGTCTTTCCATCTGGAAAGGTACAATTAGATCAGGGCATGGGGCGTTCTGCCTATATCTGTCCGCAAGAGAGTTGCCTGCAACTAGCTCAGAAAAAAAATAGACTAGGAAGATCGCTGCATGGGACAGTGCCAGACACAGTGTATCAAGCATTGTGGCAACGTCTAAATCACGGCGATCGCCAAAATCGGATTTAA
- a CDS encoding MAPEG family protein: MSPYPSLVTVSALILYFVVTINVGIARAKYQVPVPQTTGNLDFERVLRVQQNTLEQLALFIPALWLFSIYVSPIWGSALGAAWIVGRIAYAWGYYQAAEKRGPGFAISSLSGIVLILGSLVGIILSMVK; the protein is encoded by the coding sequence ATGTCTCCTTATCCTAGTTTAGTTACTGTTTCCGCACTTATACTATATTTTGTAGTGACAATTAATGTTGGTATAGCTAGAGCTAAATATCAAGTCCCTGTACCGCAGACTACAGGAAACCTGGATTTTGAAAGAGTGCTAAGGGTACAACAAAATACCTTGGAACAACTAGCTTTATTTATCCCGGCTTTATGGTTGTTTTCTATTTATGTTAGTCCTATTTGGGGTTCTGCTCTCGGTGCAGCTTGGATAGTAGGAAGAATTGCTTATGCTTGGGGATATTATCAAGCTGCTGAAAAACGCGGTCCTGGTTTTGCAATTAGTTCTCTCAGCGGTATCGTGCTAATTCTTGGTTCGCTGGTGGGGATTATTTTATCTATGGTGAAGTAG
- the rimP gene encoding ribosome maturation factor RimP → MTHPLIPQIIDLATPVATELGLEVVSIVFHTNQSPPVLRVDIFNPLQDIGLNDCERMSRALEASLDAGEIIPDAYVLEVSSPGISRQLVTDREFISFKGFPVVISTSPPYEQQQDWIGLLVRRDETTVYLNQKGRVIKIPRDLITKVQIDERS, encoded by the coding sequence ATGACTCATCCTTTAATACCACAAATTATTGATTTGGCGACACCAGTAGCCACAGAACTAGGATTGGAAGTTGTTAGTATAGTTTTTCATACGAACCAAAGCCCCCCAGTCTTGCGAGTAGATATCTTTAATCCTCTACAGGACATTGGCCTGAATGATTGTGAAAGGATGAGCCGTGCCTTAGAAGCGTCATTAGATGCGGGAGAGATCATTCCAGACGCTTATGTATTGGAAGTATCCAGTCCTGGTATTTCGCGGCAACTGGTAACAGACAGGGAGTTTATTTCCTTCAAAGGATTTCCTGTAGTTATTTCCACTTCCCCACCCTACGAACAACAGCAAGATTGGATAGGTCTATTGGTGCGTCGGGATGAAACCACAGTTTACCTTAATCAAAAAGGTCGTGTAATCAAAATCCCGCGTGACCTCATTACCAAAGTACAAATAGATGAGCGTAGCTAA